The following are from one region of the Arcobacter defluvii genome:
- a CDS encoding RrF2 family transcriptional regulator — MKISKKTDYALRALFAIAEQKNSSISIRELSESVDVPRRFLENIMLEMNRAGWVKSIPGRYGGYILAKASNEITLGEVIRYFEGMIAMISCVSVSSYEPCSQESKCYFRRIFLNIRNLTAQILDKTTIASCLLQEPISKEDVYKEEFIGGLGI; from the coding sequence ATGAAAATATCAAAAAAAACAGATTATGCTTTAAGAGCTTTATTTGCAATTGCTGAGCAAAAAAATAGTTCGATTTCAATTAGAGAATTATCAGAATCAGTGGATGTACCAAGAAGGTTTTTAGAAAATATTATGCTTGAAATGAATAGAGCAGGTTGGGTAAAAAGTATTCCTGGTCGTTATGGTGGATATATTTTAGCAAAAGCTTCAAATGAGATAACTTTAGGTGAAGTTATTCGTTATTTTGAGGGAATGATAGCTATGATTTCTTGTGTATCTGTTTCTAGTTATGAGCCTTGTTCTCAAGAAAGCAAGTGTTATTTTAGAAGAATATTTTTAAATATTAGAAATTTAACAGCTCAGATTTTAGATAAAACAACAATAGCTTCTTGTTTATTGCAAGAACCTATTTCAAAAGAAGATGTTTACAAAGAAGAATTTATAGGTGGTTTAGGAATTTAA
- a CDS encoding M14 family metallopeptidase produces MEKIEILRIESLSREPLVVEGYLFKGTNPNAPKIAIVGAMEGDSILPLYCASTLVDFFKNKLEQEKLKGDVLIIPSINHYALNIGKRFWPLDNTDLNMMFPGYELGETTQRIAKKVFDVLNGYDFGVILERRPDPATCLPYIKLYKSGYEDLLAAKKFGFKLIHHRTMKSIDTVTLQYNWQLWGTKAFSIMCPSDNQVDKKVANQINQAIIRFMDKSKIINYHIFNGYESTVMDRNTISVVKSAKSGIFISKESPGNYVSKDQVIGEIVHSLEGNVIHQFLAPCNGMITCFYSNSLIFEHAVAFRIAKIG; encoded by the coding sequence GTGGAAAAAATTGAAATATTAAGAATAGAATCTCTTAGTCGTGAACCTTTGGTTGTTGAAGGTTATTTATTTAAAGGAACAAATCCAAATGCTCCTAAAATTGCAATAGTTGGTGCAATGGAAGGAGATTCGATATTACCTTTATATTGTGCTTCTACTTTAGTTGATTTTTTTAAAAATAAACTTGAACAAGAAAAATTAAAAGGTGATGTTTTAATTATTCCTTCAATAAATCATTATGCATTAAATATTGGAAAAAGATTTTGGCCTTTAGATAACACAGATTTAAATATGATGTTCCCTGGATATGAATTAGGTGAAACAACTCAAAGAATTGCAAAAAAAGTATTTGATGTTTTAAATGGTTATGATTTTGGAGTTATACTTGAGCGACGTCCAGATCCAGCAACTTGTTTGCCTTATATAAAACTTTATAAAAGTGGATATGAAGATTTACTTGCAGCAAAGAAATTTGGTTTTAAACTAATTCATCATAGAACAATGAAATCAATAGATACTGTAACTTTACAATATAACTGGCAACTTTGGGGAACTAAAGCATTTTCAATTATGTGTCCTAGTGATAATCAAGTAGATAAAAAAGTTGCAAATCAAATAAATCAAGCAATTATCAGATTTATGGATAAAAGTAAAATCATAAATTATCATATTTTTAATGGATATGAATCAACAGTTATGGATAGAAATACAATAAGTGTTGTAAAATCTGCTAAAAGTGGAATTTTTATTTCAAAAGAATCACCAGGAAATTATGTCTCAAAAGACCAAGTAATTGGTGAAATAGTACATTCTTTAGAAGGAAATGTAATACACCAATTTTTAGCACCTTGTAATGGAATGATTACATGTTTTTATAGTAATTCACTTATTTTTGAACATGCTGTTGCATTTAGAATTGCAAAAATTGGCTAG